One genomic segment of Fervidobacterium pennivorans includes these proteins:
- a CDS encoding acyl-CoA mutase large subunit family protein, whose translation MDERYQKAKAKYEEVVAKSIAKVPERKSPFMSTSGYEIKRVYTPEDIQDLDYVEDLGFPGDYPYTRGVQPTMYRARFWTMRQYAGFGTAEESNKRYKYLLQQGQTGLSVAFDLPTQIGYDSDDPMAEGEVGRVGVAIDSLEDMEILFDGIPLDQVSTSMTINSTAMILLAMYIAVAEKQGVSQDKLSGTIQNDILKEYIARGTYIYPPEPSMRLITDIFEYCSKYMPKWNPISISGYHIREAGSTAVQEVAFTLADGIAYVEAAIKKGLDPNVFGKRLSFFFAAHNNFLEEIAKFRAARRLWAKIMKNRFGVTDPEAMKLRFHTQTGGSTLTAQQPLNNIIRVTIQALAAVLGGTQSLHTNSYDEALGLPTEESARIALRTQQIIAYESGVADTIDPLGGSYVVEAMTNEIEKRAMEYIEKIDQMGGMVKAIESGYVQKEIHESAYKHQLAVEKGEEIIVGVNKFQIEEDLKQTQILKVDPELEKKQKERLKKLKERRDNEKVKKLLNKIKEVAATDENLFPYVLEAVKAYATVGEISNALREVFGEYTETVII comes from the coding sequence ATGGACGAAAGATACCAAAAGGCAAAAGCAAAATACGAAGAGGTTGTTGCAAAGTCGATAGCTAAAGTCCCTGAAAGAAAATCTCCGTTCATGTCCACATCAGGCTACGAAATCAAGCGTGTTTACACGCCAGAGGATATTCAGGACCTGGATTACGTAGAAGACCTCGGATTTCCCGGAGATTATCCATATACACGTGGTGTCCAGCCCACAATGTACCGCGCAAGATTCTGGACAATGCGCCAATACGCAGGTTTTGGAACCGCAGAAGAATCGAACAAAAGATATAAATACCTTTTACAACAAGGGCAAACAGGACTTTCAGTTGCTTTCGACCTCCCAACACAAATAGGATATGACTCAGATGACCCAATGGCGGAAGGAGAAGTTGGAAGGGTTGGAGTCGCGATAGATTCTCTTGAAGATATGGAAATACTCTTTGACGGCATACCCCTCGACCAAGTCAGCACGTCAATGACCATCAACAGCACTGCCATGATTCTGCTTGCCATGTACATTGCCGTAGCTGAAAAACAAGGCGTATCACAAGACAAACTCAGTGGAACAATTCAAAACGATATACTTAAAGAATACATCGCACGTGGAACGTACATATATCCACCCGAACCTTCTATGAGACTTATCACAGACATTTTTGAATACTGCTCAAAGTATATGCCAAAGTGGAATCCTATCAGTATCAGCGGTTACCATATTAGAGAAGCAGGTTCTACAGCTGTTCAAGAAGTTGCATTCACTCTCGCCGATGGTATTGCATACGTTGAAGCTGCGATAAAAAAAGGACTTGATCCAAACGTCTTTGGTAAGAGGCTTTCGTTCTTCTTTGCAGCACACAACAACTTCTTAGAAGAAATCGCAAAATTCCGCGCAGCAAGACGATTGTGGGCAAAGATAATGAAGAACAGATTCGGTGTCACAGACCCAGAGGCAATGAAACTCCGATTCCACACACAAACAGGAGGTTCCACATTAACTGCCCAACAACCGCTTAACAATATCATCCGTGTAACAATTCAAGCGCTTGCGGCCGTGCTTGGTGGAACTCAATCATTGCATACCAACAGCTACGATGAAGCGCTCGGTCTACCTACGGAAGAATCTGCAAGAATCGCACTTAGAACTCAACAGATAATTGCATATGAATCTGGCGTTGCTGACACAATAGACCCATTGGGCGGTTCCTATGTAGTGGAAGCGATGACGAACGAAATTGAAAAACGTGCGATGGAATACATAGAAAAAATAGACCAAATGGGCGGTATGGTAAAAGCGATAGAGTCAGGATACGTGCAAAAAGAGATTCACGAAAGTGCGTACAAACACCAGCTTGCTGTTGAAAAGGGCGAGGAAATAATCGTGGGAGTTAACAAGTTCCAGATAGAAGAAGACTTGAAACAAACACAAATTCTTAAAGTAGACCCCGAGCTTGAAAAGAAACAAAAAGAAAGGTTAAAGAAACTCAAAGAACGAAGAGACAACGAAAAAGTGAAAAAGTTACTTAACAAAATCAAAGAAGTTGCCGCTACAGATGAGAACCTCTTCCCGTACGTGCTTGAGGCGGTCAAAGCTTACGCAACGGTTGGAGAAATCAGTAATGCTCTGCGAGAAGTTTTTGGTGAATACACAGAAACAGTGATAATCTAG
- the folK gene encoding 2-amino-4-hydroxy-6-hydroxymethyldihydropteridine diphosphokinase has translation MIVGLGNDIVDISRVDERLEKRILTEEERENKDGKITKEYIAGRFALKESYFKALYTGISGNSFQDISFLNRRDGSVFLMLHKYKPSKNGIYNFVYASLSHDSFAYATVLLEKIEGKVFIGIGTNLGKREENIQKALEKLTEISKIVSVSNIIETEPYGKTDQPTFLNCVVEIDTNLTPNALLEELLRIEKEMGRIRIEKWGPRVIDLDILFYGNLVLKNENLTVPHYDFENRIFFVKPMLEIAPDFVHPISLKTMSEIFDELKSKSLNNNMHPLNSWEF, from the coding sequence TTGATAGTTGGTTTGGGAAACGACATTGTTGATATCTCTCGTGTTGATGAAAGGCTCGAAAAACGAATTCTAACCGAAGAAGAAAGGGAAAACAAGGATGGAAAGATAACGAAAGAATACATAGCTGGTAGATTTGCATTGAAAGAAAGTTATTTTAAGGCTCTCTACACTGGTATATCTGGTAATTCTTTTCAAGACATTTCATTTCTTAACAGAAGAGACGGCAGTGTGTTTTTAATGCTTCATAAATACAAACCTTCGAAAAATGGTATTTACAACTTTGTTTACGCATCGCTTTCGCACGATTCGTTTGCATATGCCACTGTATTGCTCGAGAAGATAGAAGGAAAGGTATTTATTGGTATAGGGACGAACCTTGGGAAGCGAGAAGAGAATATACAAAAAGCTCTTGAAAAACTTACAGAGATTTCAAAGATAGTATCAGTTTCGAATATAATAGAAACCGAACCGTATGGAAAGACAGACCAACCAACATTTTTGAACTGTGTAGTAGAAATAGACACTAACTTAACACCAAACGCACTTTTGGAAGAACTGCTTAGAATAGAAAAGGAAATGGGAAGGATACGCATTGAAAAGTGGGGACCGAGGGTTATTGATTTAGACATCCTGTTTTATGGAAACTTAGTTCTCAAAAATGAAAATTTAACCGTTCCGCACTATGATTTTGAAAACAGGATATTCTTCGTAAAACCAATGCTTGAAATAGCGCCTGATTTTGTCCACCCCATTTCTTTGAAAACTATGAGTGAGATATTTGATGAGTTAAAAAGCAAAAGTTTAAATAATAACATGCACCCATTAAACAGTTGGGAATTTTAA
- a CDS encoding pyruvate carboxylase subunit B: MFTDTTFRDGHQSLIATRIRTKDILGIIDEVDSLGFQALEVWGGATFDVCVRYLNEDPWERLRLISSKLKNAKAQMLLRGQNLVGYRHYADDVVELFVKKAIENGIQIIRIFDALNDIRNLEKSIEVALKCGAHVQGAISYTVSPVHTIEYYLDYAKQLVERGVHSICIKDMAGLLTPKVAGELVRKLKQKFDLPIEVHSHATAGLGELAYLAAIEAGADILDTAFSPFGMTTSQPAFEPIYYAWSEYKPLPEIDWKRVDKIVKYLTEVRKKYEEYDVKMYTIDHRIITSQVPGGMYSNLVKQLAEQKMLNKLDAVLEEIPRVRKDLGYPPLVTPTSQIVGVQAVLNVLTGERYLKVTREVKDYVRGLYGRPPAPIDPELVKKILGDEKPIEGRPADYIEPELEKRKKEIGLLAETDEDLLIYAILGEVGRQYLKKRYDEKIRVDWSLVNEYEGGYPV, from the coding sequence ATGTTTACAGATACGACTTTTCGTGATGGTCATCAATCTTTAATAGCTACCCGAATTCGAACAAAAGACATATTAGGAATAATAGATGAAGTGGACAGTTTGGGTTTTCAAGCATTGGAAGTATGGGGTGGTGCAACGTTTGACGTTTGCGTCAGGTATCTAAATGAGGACCCATGGGAACGTTTAAGACTCATAAGCTCAAAACTGAAAAATGCAAAAGCACAGATGCTTCTGCGTGGTCAAAATCTTGTCGGATACAGACACTACGCCGACGATGTTGTAGAACTATTTGTCAAAAAAGCGATTGAAAATGGTATACAGATAATTAGGATATTCGATGCACTTAACGACATCAGGAATTTAGAAAAAAGCATAGAGGTTGCTCTAAAATGTGGCGCACATGTTCAAGGAGCCATATCTTACACTGTTAGCCCTGTCCATACCATTGAATATTACTTAGACTACGCTAAACAACTTGTCGAACGTGGAGTTCATTCGATATGCATCAAAGACATGGCAGGATTATTAACACCAAAAGTTGCTGGCGAATTAGTTAGAAAGTTAAAACAAAAGTTTGATTTGCCAATCGAAGTCCATTCGCATGCGACAGCAGGGCTTGGAGAACTTGCTTATCTTGCAGCAATCGAAGCAGGTGCGGACATTCTTGACACAGCATTTTCACCATTCGGAATGACGACAAGCCAACCCGCTTTTGAACCCATCTACTATGCTTGGTCAGAATATAAACCGCTTCCGGAGATAGATTGGAAAAGAGTCGATAAGATTGTAAAGTATCTAACTGAAGTAAGGAAGAAATACGAAGAATACGACGTAAAGATGTATACTATAGACCACAGGATAATAACCTCACAGGTCCCAGGCGGTATGTATTCAAACCTTGTCAAGCAACTTGCAGAACAAAAGATGCTCAATAAACTTGACGCTGTTCTTGAGGAAATTCCACGTGTAAGAAAGGATTTAGGATATCCCCCATTGGTCACTCCAACTAGTCAAATAGTTGGCGTTCAAGCTGTTTTAAACGTTTTAACAGGTGAACGCTACTTGAAAGTAACAAGAGAAGTCAAAGATTATGTGCGTGGGTTGTACGGAAGACCACCTGCACCCATTGACCCCGAACTTGTAAAGAAAATACTGGGGGATGAAAAACCTATAGAAGGAAGACCGGCTGATTACATTGAGCCAGAGTTAGAAAAAAGAAAAAAAGAGATAGGTCTTTTAGCTGAAACAGACGAGGATTTGCTCATCTACGCAATTTTGGGAGAAGTTGGTAGGCAGTATCTAAAAAAACGGTATGATGAAAAAATACGCGTCGACTGGTCGCTTGTAAATGAATACGAAGGAGGCTATCCAGTTTGA